AGTCCAGCGCGTTGCGGCTTTCCTTGCTCCAGTGCTCGCGCAGCTGCGAGCGGGCCAGCACGTGGTCCACGCGCTCGGCCAGGGTCATGTGCAGAGTCTGCGCCTGCAGCTCGTTGACCAGCACCAGGAAGCCGGCCAGCGCATTGCGCGCACGTGCGGCTAGCGCGCTGCCCTGGGTGACCAGCATGGTCGCTTCCCACAGCGAGATGCCCTGCGCTCGCGCCTCGCGGCGCACTTCGTCCAGCGTGCGGTCACCGATGCCACGGGTGGGCGTGTTGACCGCGCGCTCGAACGCCGCGTCATCGTTGCGGTTGGACAGCAGGCGCAGGTAGGCCAGCGCGTCCTTGATTTCGGCACGCTCGAAGAAGCGCATGCCGCCGTACACGCGGTACGGCACCTGTTCGCTCAGCAGCGCCTCTTCCAGCGCGCGCGACTGCGCGTTGCTGCGGTAGAGCACGGCCACTTCGGTATAGCTGCCACCGTCACGCACCCACTGGCGGGCACGCTCGACGATGTAGCGCGCCTCGTCCATCTCGTTGTACGCGGCGTACAGGTCGATCGGCTCGCCGTCGCCGCTGTCGGTCCACAGCTGCTTGCCGATGCGATCCGGGTTGTGCGCGATCACCGCATTGGCAGCGCCGAGGATGTTGGCGGTGGAGCGGTAGTTCTGCTCCAGGCGGATGGTCTGCGCGCCCGGGAAGTCGCGCAGGAAGCCCTGCACGTTCTCGACCTTGGCACCGCGCCAACCGTAGATGGCCTGGTCATCGTCGCCGACCACGAACACGTGGCCGGAATCGCCGGCCAGCACGCGCACGAAGGCGTACTGGATGGCGTTGGTGTCCTGGAACTCGTCCACCAGGATTTCGCGGAAGCGCGCGCGGTAGTGCGCCAGCAGGGCCGGGTTGTCGCGCAGCAGTTCGTGCGCGCGCAGCAGCAGTTCGGCGAAGTCGACCAGGCCGGCGCGGTCGCAGCGCGCCTGGTACTCGATGTAGGCCTGGCGCATGGTTTCCAGCCACGCGTCGTGCGGTTCGGGCTGGATGTGCTGTGGGCGGCGGCCTTCGTCCTTCTGCGCGTTGATCCACCACGCGATCTGCTTGGCCGGGTACTTGCCGTCGTCCAGTTCCAGCGCCTGCACCACGCGCTTGACCAGCCGCAGCTGGTCGTCCGAGTCCATCACCTGGAAGCCTTCAGGCAGCTTCGCGTCCTGCCAGTGCAGGCGCAGCAGGCGGTTGGCCAGGCCGTGGAAGGTACCGATCCACATGCCACGGCTGCCATTGGGCAGCTGTGCGTCGATGCGGTGGCGCATTTCGCCGGCCGCCTTGTTGGTGAAGGTCACCGCGAAAATGCCGTGGGTCGGCACGCCATCGACTTCATGCAGCCAGGCGATGCGGTGGGTGAGTACGCGGGTCTTGCCGGAACCGGCACCGGCCAGCACCAGGTGGTGGCCGGGGGGAGCGGAGACGGCTTCGCGCTGGGCCGGGTTCAGGCCATCAAGCAGGTGGGAGACATCCATGCCCCCATTTTACGGCATCGCCGTCGCGGCTCCTGCGACCACCTGGGTGGCCAGTGCGTGCGCCTGCTGACGCAGTTCAGGCACCGCCAGGCTTTCCCACAGGCTGCCGATGCGCAGGCTGCCGAGCACGCCCAGCCGCGCCTGTGGCTGGCCACCGGCCGCACACAGGCGGTCGCCCGGCACCGTGCTGTCCAGGCCCAGCCCGTGCGGGCCGGGGCGGGCCAGCCCATCGGCCTGCAGCTGCTGCAGCAACGGATTGCGCAGCGCGCTGGCGCGGGTCTCCACGCCGGTAGCGTTGATCACGCCGCCGATCGTCCACTGCTGTTCATTGCCGGAGGTGTCGCGGCCAGACAACCGCAGTGCATCGCCTTCGCGCCAGACGCGTTGCAGGCGCGACCGGTGGATACGCAGCTGGCCGCTGTCCTGCAGCGCCTGCAACTGCGCATCCACCTCTTCGGCGATGCGGTGGCGATGCACGTCCCAGTAGCGCACCACATGGCGCAGGAAACGGCGCTGGTCAGCCTCGTCGAGGCTGCACCACAGCGCCTGCCCGTGCGGACGGATGCGGTCCATCACGCCCTGCCACGGCAGGCCGTCGGCCTGCGCCTGCCGAGCGAACCCGCGCAGCGCGCGCAGGCGCTGGCGCAGGTTCATCGGCAGCAGCGTGGGCGGGTCGAACGTGGGCAGGCCGCCATGCGCATGCGGCAACGGCAGCAGGCCATGGCGCGAGATCACGTGCAGCGGTCCGGTGTGGCCAGCAGCGACCAATGCCAGCACGGTGTCGGCCATGCTCAGGCCGGACCCGACAATGGCCACGGCCTGTTCGCCGGCCAGGGTACGCACGCCGTCGTAGTCCCAGGCCTCGATCACGTCGTCGGCGGGCAGTGCCTCGGCACCGGCCACCGGCAGCGGCCGCATGCTGTTGCCGGTGGCGAGCACCGCCTGCGCGGCGTGCAGCGTCTGGCCATCGCCCAGCTGCAGCAGGTAACCATGGTCATCCGGCTGCAATCCCAGCACCGGCTGCGCGATCACCTGCAGCTGCGCCGGACTGGCCGCGGTGGCCTCCTGCAGGCGCTGCTGCAGGTAGGCCGCAAAGTAGTGGCGGCATACGTAACGCTCGCCCAGCACCTCGCGCGCCTCGCCCGGGTAGGCATTGGCCGCCATCAGGTAGTCGAGGAAATCGCCGGGCTGGTCGGCAAACGCGCTCATCTTCGCCGCCGGCACGTTCAGCAGATGCTCCGGCCATGGCGTGGCGTAGGCGATGCCCTGCGCCAGCTGCGAGGCCGGTTCGAAAATGGCCAGCGCCAGCGGCGCGTGGGCTTGGCGCAGTACCTGGATCGCCACCAGCACGCCGGCCGCACCACCACCGATGATTGCCAGGTCCAGTTCGCCATTACGCGGTGAATCAGTCATGCGCCGATTGTAGGCCATCGGTGATGACGGGCCGGATTGCCGAAATGGGCGGCCGGCATTGCCTTACATCAACGCATCGGCCAGCCGTGCGATGCCCTCGCGGCTGCGCCGCCACGTGGGACGGCTGCGCCATTGCTGCAGATCCAGCTGCCGCGCTTCACGCAGGTAACCGTCCTCGATCGCGCACAGCTGCCGGACCAGCGCACGGTCGTAGCAGATCAGGCCGATCTCGGCATTCAGCGCGAACGAGCGGATATCCATGTTGATCGAGCCGAGCACGGCGATGTCCTCGTCCACGCTCATGTGCTTGGCGTGCAGGAACTGCGGTTCGTACAGGGCGATGCGCACGCCACAGCGCAGCAGCTCGTCGTAGTACGCCTCCTGCGCCCACGAGGTCAGCCGCTGGTTGTTGCTGGCCGACAGGATCAGCTGCACGTCCACCCCGGACAATGCGGCAATGCGCAGCGCGCTCAGCGTGGCTTCGTCAGGCACGAAGTACGGGGTGACCATCACCAGCCGGCGCCGCGCCAGATGAATCAGCGCCGCCACCGCATCGCGTGCGTTGCTGTAGGGATAGGCCGGGCCGCTGGGCAGCAGCTGGGTGGCGATGTCGTCGCTGCACTCGGGCACATCGGCGATCACATCCAGGCGCTGGCCGGTTTCCATGTACCAGTCGCTGGCGAACACCGCTTCCAGATGCGCCACTGCCGGGCCGCGCACGCGCGCCACCAGCTCGCGGTTCGGGTGGCCGGGCACGAACTGCGGGCCGGCCAGGTTCTGCGAACCGACATAGGCCACTTCGTTGTCGATCACCGCGATCTTGCGGTGGTTGCGCAGGTCCATGCGCCCGCTGCGGCGCCAGCGCAGGCCACCGGGCAGCATCGCGCGCACTTCGATGTCACGTGCCTGCAGGCGCTTGCTGTAAGCGCGCAGGCCGCGCTTGGCACCCACCGCGTCGAGCAGCACGCGGCACTGCACGCCACGTGCAGCCGCACGCTGCAGGGCCTCGACAATGGCCTCGCCGACCGCGTCATCGAACATCAGGTAGTACAGCAGGTGCACGCGGTCTTCGGCCTGGTCGATGTCGGCGATCAGCGTATGCAGCGATTCGTCGTAGTCGGTCAGCAGGTCGACTGCGTTGCCGTGCACCGGCATGAAATCGCCCTGGCGCTGCACCAGTGGCACGATCTCGGCGCTGGCGGTATCCGGCTGCGGGGTCCAGCGCAGGCGATGCTGCAGCGCCTGTTCCTCGCGGATCACCTGCGAGGCCTCGGCCTGGCGGCGGATGCGCTCGCGCGACAGCCACGGGTGGCCGAACAGCAGGTACAGCGGCAGGCCCAGCAGCGGCACGAAGCCGACCAGCAGCAGCCAGCTGCGCGCGGCCCCCGGCGTGGTACGGGTGGGGATCCAGCACAGCGCGACCAG
The sequence above is a segment of the Stenotrophomonas maltophilia genome. Coding sequences within it:
- the uvrD gene encoding DNA helicase II, which encodes MDVSHLLDGLNPAQREAVSAPPGHHLVLAGAGSGKTRVLTHRIAWLHEVDGVPTHGIFAVTFTNKAAGEMRHRIDAQLPNGSRGMWIGTFHGLANRLLRLHWQDAKLPEGFQVMDSDDQLRLVKRVVQALELDDGKYPAKQIAWWINAQKDEGRRPQHIQPEPHDAWLETMRQAYIEYQARCDRAGLVDFAELLLRAHELLRDNPALLAHYRARFREILVDEFQDTNAIQYAFVRVLAGDSGHVFVVGDDDQAIYGWRGAKVENVQGFLRDFPGAQTIRLEQNYRSTANILGAANAVIAHNPDRIGKQLWTDSGDGEPIDLYAAYNEMDEARYIVERARQWVRDGGSYTEVAVLYRSNAQSRALEEALLSEQVPYRVYGGMRFFERAEIKDALAYLRLLSNRNDDAAFERAVNTPTRGIGDRTLDEVRREARAQGISLWEATMLVTQGSALAARARNALAGFLVLVNELQAQTLHMTLAERVDHVLARSQLREHWSKESRNALDSESRTDNLDELVSVASRFVRRADDIEEVGEDMDELVAFLAYAALEAGEGQAQAGEDGVQLMTLHSAKGLEFPLVFLAGLEEGLFPSARSLEESGRLEEERRLAYVGITRARQKLVLSYAESRRIHGQDNYSLPSRFLREIPRELLHEVRPKVQVSRPASMGASRVMGHASIEAPPIKLGALVTHPKFGEGMVTDYEGNGAHARVQVEFADAGSKWLVMAYANLTVI
- a CDS encoding FAD/NAD(P)-binding protein, with translation MAYNRRMTDSPRNGELDLAIIGGGAAGVLVAIQVLRQAHAPLALAIFEPASQLAQGIAYATPWPEHLLNVPAAKMSAFADQPGDFLDYLMAANAYPGEAREVLGERYVCRHYFAAYLQQRLQEATAASPAQLQVIAQPVLGLQPDDHGYLLQLGDGQTLHAAQAVLATGNSMRPLPVAGAEALPADDVIEAWDYDGVRTLAGEQAVAIVGSGLSMADTVLALVAAGHTGPLHVISRHGLLPLPHAHGGLPTFDPPTLLPMNLRQRLRALRGFARQAQADGLPWQGVMDRIRPHGQALWCSLDEADQRRFLRHVVRYWDVHRHRIAEEVDAQLQALQDSGQLRIHRSRLQRVWREGDALRLSGRDTSGNEQQWTIGGVINATGVETRASALRNPLLQQLQADGLARPGPHGLGLDSTVPGDRLCAAGGQPQARLGVLGSLRIGSLWESLAVPELRQQAHALATQVVAGAATAMP
- the cls gene encoding cardiolipin synthase translates to MLFEWLLGSYLLLIDWLIRLVALCWIPTRTTPGAARSWLLLVGFVPLLGLPLYLLFGHPWLSRERIRRQAEASQVIREEQALQHRLRWTPQPDTASAEIVPLVQRQGDFMPVHGNAVDLLTDYDESLHTLIADIDQAEDRVHLLYYLMFDDAVGEAIVEALQRAAARGVQCRVLLDAVGAKRGLRAYSKRLQARDIEVRAMLPGGLRWRRSGRMDLRNHRKIAVIDNEVAYVGSQNLAGPQFVPGHPNRELVARVRGPAVAHLEAVFASDWYMETGQRLDVIADVPECSDDIATQLLPSGPAYPYSNARDAVAALIHLARRRLVMVTPYFVPDEATLSALRIAALSGVDVQLILSASNNQRLTSWAQEAYYDELLRCGVRIALYEPQFLHAKHMSVDEDIAVLGSINMDIRSFALNAEIGLICYDRALVRQLCAIEDGYLREARQLDLQQWRSRPTWRRSREGIARLADALM